One segment of Nocardioides sp. QY071 DNA contains the following:
- a CDS encoding (deoxy)nucleoside triphosphate pyrophosphohydrolase yields MEIEVVGAVIVHDALVLCAQRGPGGDAGGMWEFPGGKVEPGESPADALAREIHEELGCVVEVGAPVTTTRHVGASVVVVLSTYWCRLVSGTPVPSEHAAIRWLPADQLDGLAWAPADVPAVDLVAAQAVRISAGIRPLGEMS; encoded by the coding sequence GTGGAGATCGAGGTCGTCGGCGCCGTCATCGTGCACGACGCCCTCGTCCTGTGTGCCCAGCGCGGCCCCGGCGGCGACGCGGGCGGAATGTGGGAGTTCCCCGGCGGCAAGGTCGAGCCGGGCGAGTCCCCGGCCGATGCGTTGGCGCGGGAGATCCACGAGGAGCTCGGCTGCGTCGTCGAGGTCGGCGCCCCGGTCACCACCACGCGGCACGTCGGGGCTTCGGTCGTCGTCGTCCTGTCGACGTACTGGTGCCGGCTGGTGTCCGGCACGCCCGTGCCGAGCGAGCACGCGGCGATCCGGTGGCTGCCTGCCGATCAGCTCGACGGGCTCGCCTGGGCTCCGGCCGACGTACCTGCCGTCGACCTGGTGGCAGCCCAGGCAGTGCGGATCTCCGCAGGGATCCGTCCCCTGGGCGAGATGTCGTAG
- a CDS encoding HNH endonuclease signature motif containing protein has protein sequence MSVATLAPPHPVVACAARVGAALAEVADVQPVFMSVAEKEAALVELARAEAGLAELKARILAAGDDIAAEHGARDVAAWLAHATQADPRAARAELHLAMALERRAVVARGMRSGAVSSAQARVIVEAVEELPAELGPVLAAQAEQTLVGYAAHHPPRELKRLGRRILEVVAPEVAEAEEGRRLEDEERRARERASLRFRDLEEGRTRITGVLPTSVAERLKHYLQAFTSPRRRGSDAAREERVPQHRAYAQAFAALLELLDPERLPEHGGDATTVMVTMSLDQLLSDLAAAGVIAGDGEEVISASEARRLACQAQIIPAVLGGKGEVLDLGRRMRLFSKAQRRALRLRDRRCRAEGCTIPAAWTEAHHWKPWSAGGPTDLANAVSLCSHHHHRIHDRTYRPELLTNGDVRFARRT, from the coding sequence ATGTCTGTCGCCACGCTTGCTCCGCCACACCCGGTGGTGGCTTGTGCCGCGCGGGTGGGCGCTGCGTTGGCAGAGGTCGCGGACGTGCAGCCGGTGTTCATGTCGGTCGCGGAGAAGGAGGCCGCGCTGGTCGAGCTGGCCCGGGCGGAGGCCGGGCTCGCCGAGCTGAAGGCGCGGATCCTGGCCGCCGGCGACGACATCGCCGCCGAGCATGGTGCGCGGGACGTGGCGGCGTGGCTTGCGCATGCGACGCAGGCCGATCCTCGTGCTGCGCGGGCGGAGCTGCATCTCGCGATGGCGTTGGAGCGGCGCGCGGTGGTGGCCAGAGGGATGCGGTCCGGGGCGGTGTCGTCGGCCCAGGCGCGGGTGATCGTGGAGGCGGTCGAGGAGCTGCCGGCTGAGCTCGGACCGGTGCTGGCGGCGCAGGCCGAGCAGACGCTGGTCGGCTACGCCGCACACCATCCACCACGGGAGCTGAAGCGGCTGGGGCGGCGGATCTTGGAGGTCGTGGCGCCGGAGGTCGCGGAGGCCGAGGAGGGGCGGCGGCTGGAGGACGAGGAGCGGCGGGCGCGGGAGAGGGCGTCGTTGCGGTTCCGCGACCTGGAGGAGGGGCGGACCCGGATCACGGGAGTGCTGCCGACCTCGGTGGCGGAGCGGTTGAAGCACTACCTGCAGGCGTTCACCTCGCCACGCCGGCGTGGGAGCGACGCGGCGCGCGAGGAGAGGGTGCCGCAGCACCGGGCCTACGCGCAGGCGTTCGCGGCGTTGCTGGAGCTGTTGGACCCGGAGCGCCTGCCGGAGCACGGTGGGGATGCGACCACGGTGATGGTCACGATGTCGCTCGACCAGCTGCTGAGCGACCTCGCTGCGGCGGGGGTGATCGCGGGCGACGGGGAGGAGGTGATCTCGGCGAGCGAGGCACGGCGGTTGGCGTGCCAGGCGCAGATCATCCCGGCCGTGCTGGGCGGGAAGGGGGAGGTGCTCGACCTCGGACGGCGGATGCGGTTGTTCTCGAAGGCGCAGCGGCGTGCGTTGCGTCTTCGGGACAGGCGCTGCCGGGCGGAGGGGTGCACGATCCCGGCGGCGTGGACCGAGGCGCATCACTGGAAGCCATGGTCAGCAGGCGGGCCCACCGACCTGGCGAACGCCGTCAGCCTCTGCAGTCATCACCACCATCGCATCCACGACCGCACCTACCGTCCCGAGTTGCTGACCAACGGCGACGTCCGCTTCGCCCGGCGGACGTGA
- a CDS encoding DNA-3-methyladenine glycosylase translates to MSAQHRADVVRRARALLDRTIVGHGVTVRITEVEAYGGREDPASHAFTRTPRSEIMYGPAYRLYVYRSYGIHLCANVVTGPTEIGAAVLLRAGEVVEGHELARFRRGETPPERDHNLARGPGNLAQALGITLDDLGTDLLAERGENDTSVHLGPETRTRKPTSSGPRVGVSKAADVPWRFWLAGDPTVSAYKRSPRAPADGEGALRSRRDQ, encoded by the coding sequence ATGAGCGCGCAGCACCGCGCCGATGTCGTACGACGCGCGCGGGCCCTCCTCGACCGGACGATCGTCGGCCACGGGGTCACCGTGCGGATCACCGAGGTGGAGGCGTACGGCGGCCGCGAGGACCCGGCGTCGCACGCGTTCACGCGCACGCCGCGCTCGGAGATCATGTACGGACCGGCGTACCGGCTCTATGTCTACCGCTCCTACGGGATCCATCTCTGCGCGAACGTCGTGACGGGGCCGACCGAGATCGGGGCGGCGGTGCTGCTGCGGGCCGGTGAGGTGGTCGAGGGGCACGAGCTGGCGCGGTTCCGGCGCGGGGAGACGCCGCCCGAGCGTGACCACAACCTCGCGCGCGGGCCGGGCAACCTCGCGCAGGCCCTCGGCATCACGCTCGACGACCTGGGCACCGACCTGTTGGCCGAGCGCGGTGAGAACGACACGAGCGTGCACCTCGGCCCCGAGACGCGCACCCGCAAGCCGACGAGCTCCGGCCCGCGGGTCGGCGTCTCCAAGGCCGCCGACGTCCCCTGGCGGTTCTGGCTGGCCGGCGACCCGACCGTGTCGGCGTACAAGCGGAGCCCGAGGGCTCCGGCCGACGGTGAGGGAGCACTACGCTCGCGCCGTGACCAGTGA
- a CDS encoding Rrf2 family transcriptional regulator, protein MKLSAGVEWAIHCCVVLSLADRPLPGARLAELHGVSKTYLAKHLQALARAGIVQPSEGRDGGYALTRDPAGITVLDVVRAIDGPEPAFRCTEIRQQGELAAPPEQCRQMCGVAQVMAEAEQAWRASLSGRTIADLASTVDGATVRATI, encoded by the coding sequence GTGAAGCTGTCGGCCGGTGTGGAGTGGGCGATCCACTGCTGCGTGGTGCTGAGCCTGGCCGACCGGCCGCTGCCCGGAGCCCGGCTCGCCGAGCTGCACGGGGTGTCGAAGACCTACCTGGCCAAGCACCTCCAGGCGCTCGCGCGGGCCGGGATCGTCCAGCCGAGCGAGGGGCGCGACGGCGGGTACGCACTGACCCGCGATCCGGCCGGCATCACCGTGCTCGACGTGGTGCGCGCCATCGACGGCCCGGAGCCCGCCTTCCGCTGCACCGAGATCCGCCAGCAGGGCGAGCTCGCGGCGCCGCCGGAGCAGTGCCGGCAGATGTGCGGGGTCGCCCAGGTGATGGCCGAGGCGGAGCAGGCCTGGCGCGCCTCGCTGTCCGGCCGGACGATCGCCGACCTCGCCTCGACGGTCGACGGCGCCACGGTCCGCGCGACGATCTGA
- a CDS encoding pyrimidine reductase family protein, with protein MRILESGPETDDPLTPYLAVDRSRPRHECWVTGHMVAGLDGTAARAGRVGAMSTDADQVLFRRMRQIADVVLVGAQTVRREGYGPVRLAEEAQAARVLLGQQPVPPVAVVSRSLDLDWDARVFAEADSRTYVITCSAADPERVAAAGQVASVVVAGEERVDPACALRALAALGHRVVLCEGGPQWLGEMVAADRLDELLLSVSPVIGGDPLPVCVNPPGAELRRFRLGHAMVEDDALFLRYERAGGHHE; from the coding sequence GTGCGCATCCTCGAGAGCGGCCCCGAGACCGACGACCCCCTGACGCCGTACCTCGCGGTCGACCGGTCCCGCCCCCGCCACGAGTGCTGGGTGACCGGCCACATGGTGGCCGGCCTCGACGGCACCGCGGCGCGGGCGGGGCGGGTGGGCGCGATGTCGACCGACGCGGACCAGGTCCTGTTCCGCCGGATGCGCCAGATCGCCGACGTGGTCCTGGTCGGGGCGCAGACGGTACGCCGCGAGGGCTACGGCCCGGTCCGGCTGGCCGAGGAGGCCCAGGCGGCCCGGGTCCTCCTCGGGCAGCAGCCGGTCCCTCCGGTCGCGGTGGTCAGCCGGTCCCTCGACCTGGACTGGGACGCTCGCGTGTTCGCCGAGGCCGACTCCCGCACCTACGTCATCACCTGCTCCGCCGCCGATCCCGAGCGGGTGGCGGCGGCCGGGCAGGTGGCGAGCGTCGTGGTCGCCGGCGAGGAGCGGGTCGACCCTGCCTGCGCCCTGCGCGCGCTGGCCGCACTCGGGCACCGGGTGGTGCTCTGCGAGGGCGGCCCGCAGTGGCTCGGAGAGATGGTCGCGGCCGACCGCCTCGACGAGCTGCTGCTGTCGGTGTCACCGGTGATCGGCGGTGACCCGCTACCGGTCTGCGTCAACCCGCCCGGCGCCGAGCTGCGTCGGTTCCGACTCGGACACGCCATGGTCGAGGACGACGCGCTGTTCCTGCGCTACGAGCGCGCCGGAGGCCACCATGAGTGA
- a CDS encoding SDR family oxidoreductase gives MRIVIFGAGLIGGQLRDRLQEQGHDVVALGREAGIDTTTGEGVAAAVAGADVVVDLTNSPSWADDDVLAFFRDSTRHLVEAGAEAGVGHHVILSIVGADRLTDAGYMRAKLAQEQGVVDGAVPFTIVRSTQFFEFVPGIADAGTDGDTVRATPAHLQPIASADVVRHLAEVVTAPPVKGTVELAGPEPLGIDELVRRWFAATGDRRTVVPDPRAGYFGAILDDAALTPTPGAGAWLAPTTYDEWLAARG, from the coding sequence ATGAGGATCGTCATCTTCGGAGCCGGGCTGATCGGTGGTCAGCTGCGGGACCGGCTGCAGGAGCAGGGTCACGACGTCGTCGCGCTCGGCCGCGAGGCCGGCATCGACACCACCACGGGCGAGGGCGTCGCGGCGGCCGTCGCCGGCGCCGATGTCGTCGTCGACCTGACCAACTCGCCGTCGTGGGCCGACGACGACGTGCTCGCGTTCTTCCGCGACTCGACCCGCCACCTGGTCGAGGCCGGCGCCGAGGCGGGTGTCGGGCACCACGTCATCTTGTCCATCGTCGGCGCCGACCGGCTCACCGACGCCGGCTACATGCGGGCCAAGCTCGCCCAGGAGCAGGGCGTCGTCGACGGTGCGGTGCCGTTCACGATCGTGCGCTCCACGCAGTTCTTCGAGTTCGTGCCCGGCATCGCCGACGCCGGGACCGACGGCGACACCGTGCGCGCCACGCCCGCCCACCTGCAGCCGATCGCCTCAGCCGACGTCGTGCGGCACCTGGCCGAGGTCGTGACCGCGCCGCCGGTCAAGGGCACCGTCGAGCTCGCCGGTCCCGAGCCGCTGGGCATCGACGAGCTGGTCCGGCGGTGGTTCGCGGCGACCGGCGATCGTCGTACCGTCGTCCCGGACCCGAGGGCCGGCTACTTCGGCGCGATCCTCGACGACGCCGCGCTGACGCCGACGCCCGGCGCGGGCGCCTGGCTCGCACCCACGACGTACGACGAGTGGCTGGCCGCACGCGGCTGA
- a CDS encoding DinB family protein, with amino-acid sequence MDTSTDGAVGSESGLSDDAFAPRWADDDRPRIPRVAGEREALAAYLDYYRATVEMKCRGLAADQARARSMPPSTLSLHGLVRHLAGCERWWFQQNFERRDVPFLFFADDNPDLDFDLPADADFVADLATWRAECAVSREIVAAHDLDETARPLDWYEDVDLRWVVLRMITEYAQHCGHADLLREGIDGRTGV; translated from the coding sequence ATGGACACCTCCACGGACGGCGCCGTCGGGTCGGAGTCCGGTCTGTCAGACGACGCGTTCGCTCCCCGATGGGCGGACGACGACCGGCCGCGCATCCCGCGTGTGGCCGGAGAGCGCGAGGCGCTCGCGGCCTACCTGGACTACTACCGGGCGACGGTGGAGATGAAGTGTCGCGGCCTGGCGGCCGATCAGGCGCGGGCGAGGTCCATGCCGCCGTCGACGCTCTCGCTCCACGGTCTGGTCCGCCACCTCGCGGGATGCGAACGGTGGTGGTTCCAGCAGAACTTCGAGCGACGCGACGTACCGTTCCTGTTCTTCGCCGACGACAATCCCGACCTCGACTTCGACCTGCCCGCCGACGCTGACTTCGTCGCCGACCTGGCGACCTGGCGAGCCGAGTGCGCCGTCTCCCGCGAGATCGTCGCCGCTCACGATCTCGACGAGACCGCCCGACCGCTGGACTGGTACGAAGATGTCGATCTGCGCTGGGTGGTGCTCCGCATGATCACCGAGTACGCCCAGCACTGCGGACACGCCGACCTGCTCCGCGAGGGGATCGACGGGAGGACGGGCGTCTAG
- a CDS encoding SigE family RNA polymerase sigma factor has product MRPKARDAEFEDFVRRRRSHLLGTAVVLTAGDHHLAEDLVQGVLVRLYLAWGRATRRGGVDAYARRALVNAFIDHRRRPSVARETVTDAVPDRAAATSYLAAEPVDAELLAALRALPERMRAAVVLRHVADLSVEDAADALGCSPGTVKSQTARGLAKLRELLPQAAPIPAAPYEGDPS; this is encoded by the coding sequence ATGAGACCGAAGGCCCGCGACGCCGAGTTCGAGGATTTCGTACGACGCCGCCGCTCGCACCTGCTCGGCACCGCCGTGGTGCTCACCGCCGGTGACCACCACCTCGCCGAGGACCTGGTCCAGGGTGTGCTGGTGCGGCTGTACCTCGCCTGGGGACGCGCCACCCGCCGTGGCGGCGTCGACGCGTACGCCCGCCGGGCGCTCGTCAACGCCTTCATCGACCACCGCCGCCGTCCGTCGGTGGCCCGGGAGACGGTGACCGACGCGGTCCCGGACCGGGCCGCCGCGACGTCGTACCTGGCCGCGGAGCCGGTCGACGCCGAGCTGCTCGCGGCGCTGAGGGCGCTGCCCGAGCGGATGCGGGCTGCGGTCGTGCTGCGACATGTCGCCGACCTCAGCGTCGAGGACGCCGCGGACGCGCTCGGGTGCAGCCCGGGCACGGTCAAGAGCCAGACGGCTCGCGGTCTCGCCAAGCTGCGGGAGCTCCTCCCGCAGGCCGCACCGATCCCGGCCGCCCCCTACGAAGGAGACCCGTCATGA
- a CDS encoding flavin reductase — translation MSEDPFSLLMASADPALVVVTTSAQNHRAGCLVGFHSQSSITPEHYCVWLSKANHTYRVALRAHRFGVHFLTSDDLALAERFGTRSGEDVDKFAGLEVDLHDDIPLLRSCPNRMLVERITLLDDGSDHVCLTSLVLDSWTDGSFRPLRVSDAAGLEPGHASEERAIRP, via the coding sequence ATGAGTGAGGACCCCTTCAGCCTGCTGATGGCATCGGCCGACCCGGCGCTGGTGGTGGTCACCACCTCGGCGCAGAACCACCGGGCCGGCTGCCTGGTCGGCTTCCACAGTCAGTCCAGCATCACGCCGGAGCACTACTGCGTGTGGCTCTCGAAGGCGAACCACACCTACCGGGTCGCGCTGCGCGCCCACCGGTTCGGCGTGCACTTCCTCACGAGCGACGACCTGGCCCTCGCCGAGCGGTTCGGGACCCGCAGCGGCGAGGACGTCGACAAGTTCGCCGGCCTCGAGGTCGACCTCCACGACGACATCCCACTCCTCCGCTCCTGCCCGAACCGGATGCTCGTCGAACGGATCACCCTGCTCGACGACGGCAGCGACCACGTGTGCCTCACCTCGCTCGTCCTGGACAGCTGGACCGACGGATCCTTCCGTCCGCTGCGGGTCTCCGACGCCGCGGGTCTCGAGCCCGGGCACGCCAGCGAGGAGCGCGCCATCCGTCCGTGA
- a CDS encoding M36 family metallopeptidase: MKLRPAIAALAVVLPFAAIAAPAGAKPAPGVTTGSGLVFKVNPVQSSGDESLVDAKDSATAVPTSEYASVPLRNLDGSGYLRGRWVTVESATGTPAYSANGVFDYNRKDDQFEQVMAYFWVNQAQEYIQSLGFGSTLRPVVKQSFSVKIDQYGGDNSYQTDKPYRIRLGKGGVDDAEDAEVIVHEYGHAVHASQVPGYGASLDAGSIGEAWGDYLAVSVGLDAAQQYGWPVAAPEACVMDWDSTSYTAGPVHCLRRLDTDLTVADREGEVHFDGQIWSGALWDARSGYEALGLTSREFDTTVIDAQFDFAPDTSFDAAATAIYDKALTRDGADAAAVIEDAFAARGITVAH; the protein is encoded by the coding sequence GTGAAACTTCGCCCGGCCATCGCCGCTCTCGCCGTCGTCCTTCCGTTCGCAGCCATCGCCGCGCCGGCCGGTGCGAAGCCCGCCCCCGGCGTCACCACCGGCAGCGGACTGGTCTTCAAGGTCAACCCGGTGCAGTCCAGCGGCGACGAGTCGCTCGTCGACGCCAAGGACTCGGCCACGGCCGTCCCGACGAGCGAGTACGCGAGCGTCCCGCTGCGCAACCTGGACGGCTCCGGCTACCTGCGCGGCCGGTGGGTCACCGTCGAGTCGGCGACCGGTACGCCGGCGTACTCGGCCAACGGCGTCTTCGACTACAACCGCAAGGACGACCAGTTCGAGCAGGTGATGGCGTACTTCTGGGTGAACCAGGCACAGGAGTACATCCAGTCGCTCGGCTTCGGCTCCACGCTGCGCCCGGTCGTCAAGCAGTCGTTCAGCGTGAAGATCGACCAGTACGGCGGCGACAACAGCTACCAGACCGACAAGCCGTACCGGATCCGCCTGGGCAAGGGCGGAGTGGACGACGCCGAGGACGCCGAGGTGATCGTGCACGAGTACGGCCACGCCGTGCACGCCTCGCAGGTGCCCGGCTACGGCGCGTCGCTCGACGCCGGCTCGATCGGCGAGGCGTGGGGCGACTACCTCGCCGTGTCGGTCGGCCTGGACGCCGCGCAGCAGTACGGCTGGCCGGTGGCGGCGCCCGAGGCGTGCGTGATGGACTGGGACTCGACGTCGTACACCGCCGGGCCGGTGCACTGCCTGCGCCGCCTCGACACCGACCTGACCGTCGCCGACCGCGAGGGCGAGGTGCACTTCGACGGCCAGATCTGGAGCGGCGCGCTGTGGGACGCCCGCTCGGGCTACGAGGCGCTCGGCCTGACCTCGCGCGAATTCGACACCACCGTCATCGACGCCCAGTTCGACTTCGCCCCCGACACGTCCTTCGACGCGGCGGCGACGGCGATCTACGACAAGGCGCTGACCCGCGACGGTGCCGACGCCGCGGCGGTCATCGAGGACGCGTTCGCCGCCCGCGGGATCACGGTCGCGCACTGA
- a CDS encoding pyrimidine/purine nucleoside phosphorylase, whose amino-acid sequence MTSEHPTYENVTLDPQANVYFDGACVSHTFFLADGTRKSAGVIFPASLNFGTAAPEVMELNAGRCRIRLAGAQEWQEYGAGESFSVPGDSSFDIEVTETLGYVCHYG is encoded by the coding sequence GTGACCAGTGAGCACCCGACGTACGAGAACGTCACCCTCGACCCGCAGGCCAACGTCTACTTCGACGGCGCCTGCGTCAGCCACACCTTCTTCCTCGCCGACGGCACCCGGAAGTCCGCCGGTGTGATCTTCCCGGCCAGCCTGAACTTCGGCACCGCCGCGCCCGAGGTCATGGAGCTCAACGCCGGGCGGTGCCGGATCCGGCTGGCCGGCGCGCAGGAGTGGCAGGAGTACGGCGCGGGCGAGTCGTTCAGCGTGCCGGGCGACTCGTCGTTCGACATCGAGGTCACCGAGACGCTCGGGTACGTCTGCCACTACGGCTGA